A single region of the Leptodactylus fuscus isolate aLepFus1 chromosome 5, aLepFus1.hap2, whole genome shotgun sequence genome encodes:
- the LOC142204361 gene encoding olfactory receptor 6B1-like — protein sequence MSQGNQSSVTKFLLLGFPDVTGYNAIALFFLLLTVYILTLMINIMVMTLVTIKPQLHSPMYFFLQQLSFVEYMFLTIVVPNMLHVVWLEGATISVIGCITQTYLYCAIGCTECHLLTIMAYDRYLAICNPLRYHTVMNSRLQRLLVIYCWVFGFILTQITLNLLCQLEFCGPNVIDHFFCDLVPFVELTCTYKDGLQLEILIVAVPIMNNLFFISSSTGRKKAFSTCSSHLTVVTIFYGTPTAIYMVPVNEYTLPIHKIIALLYIVVTPLFNPIIYCLRNQEMRAVMEKLFSRKERK from the exons ATGAGTCAAGGCAACCAGTCATCTGTCACCAAGTTCTTACTATTGGGGTTCCCAGATGTTACGGGCTATAACGCCATTGCTTTGTTCTTTCTTCTTCTGACGGTTTACATCCTCACACTCATGATAAACATTATGGTCATGACGTTGGTGACCATCAAGCCCCAGCTCCAttcccccatgtacttcttcctccAGCAGTTATCATTTGTTGAATACATGTTCCTCACCATTGTTGTTCCTAACATGCTTCATGTCGTCTGGTTAGAAGGAGCCACCATCTCCGTTATAGGATGTATAACCCAGACTTACTTGTATTGTGCCATAGGATGCACAGAATGTCACCTCCTTACCATCATGGCTTATGACCGCTACTTGGCTATTTGTAACCCTCTTCGCTACCACACCGTCATGAACTCCAGACTTCAGCGACTCTTGGTTATCTACTGTTGGGTTTTTGGATTCATCCTGACCCAGATAACTCTTAATTTACTTTGTCAGCTTGAGTTCTGTGGCCCCAATGTAATCGATCATTTCTTCTGTGACCTTGTTCCTTTTGTTGAACTTACCTGTACCTACAAGGATGGCTTACAGCTGGAGATCCTGATCGTGGCTGTCCCTATAATG AACAATCTCTTCTTCATCTCTTCTTCTACAGGAAGGaaaaaagccttctccacctgcagctccCACCTTACCGTGGTCACAATTTTCTATGGAACCCCTACAGCTATCTACATGGTCCCAGTTAATGAATACACCTTACCTATACACAAAATAATAGCACTTTTGTACATTGTAGTCACTCCCTTGTTCAACCCGATCATCTACTGCTTGAGGAACCAAGAAATGAGAGCCGTCATGGAGAAGTTATTTAGTAGGAAAGAGAGAAAATAA